One Mucilaginibacter ginkgonis genomic region harbors:
- a CDS encoding NifU family protein — protein MSLHEQVEAALDTIRPYLETDGGNVAIEEITADNVVRLKLLGSCGSCPMSIMTLKAGIEQAIKKAVPEITAIEAVNLTDINDPNAVLPENLR, from the coding sequence ATGAGTTTACACGAACAAGTTGAAGCAGCATTGGATACCATACGCCCGTACCTGGAAACAGACGGCGGAAATGTGGCCATTGAAGAGATCACTGCTGATAATGTTGTGCGGTTAAAGTTGCTGGGTTCATGCGGTTCATGCCCAATGAGCATCATGACACTTAAGGCAGGTATTGAACAAGCTATAAAAAAGGCTGTTCCCGAAATTACTGCAATTGAAGCGGTAAATCTTACCGATATTAACGACCCTAACGCGGTATTGCCCGAAAATCTCCGCTAA